Part of the Caulifigura coniformis genome, TCAGCACGCCCCGGCCGACGGCGTTCTCGCCCGGCTTGCCATAGTTCAGGAAATCGGTCGGCGGGAAAAACACCGCGGCCGCCTGCACGCGGCTCGACTCACGATCGACCGGGTCTTTGGCGTCGGCCTTTCCCGGTCCGCCGGCCGTGGCGAGCATCAGCGACAGGTGCCCCCCCGCTGATCCTCCCGTCACGCCGATCAACTCAGGATCAATCTTGTATTCGGCCGCATGGGCCCGGATGTAGCGCGTCGCGCGGTTCAGGTCGTCCACCAGCTCGGGGATCGTGAACTTCGGCTGGCTCCCCATCACGACGCCGAACACCGTGTAGCCCCGACGGGCCAGCGTGCCGATCGCGGTCTTCAGGCCATCGCTGACCACCATGTCGTGTGCGGAATACCAGCCGCCGGAGGCCACCCAGATGACGCCGATCCCCTTCGCGTTCTCCCTCGGGGTGATCACGTCCATCGTCAGGGCCATGCCGTGCTTGCGGCCGTAGACGACGTCGTTGTTCCGATCGAATTGATCCCCGGCAGTCTGCCCGAGGGCGGCGGCAAGAAGCAGCGCGGCAGCGGTCGTATTCACGAAAGTCTCCGGGCGGGGGCTGGGGGGAACAACGTGAACACTCTAATGAACTTCGATCCGCCGGGAATCCGCCGCGGGGGGCCGGCTGGCAAGCTGGGGAAACCACGCTGGTGAATCGGGTTGTGAGATTCCGCGCGAAGCAGATGGCCTCCGGAGGCCGATCGTTGTGCTGTTATGGGAACTGCGCGCACGAAGCGCGCCGACCGTCGCACGGATGGGAAGGGGCAGACCATGGACCCGAACTGGCAGCAATTCCTCGAGAAGTCTGCGAATGAACTGCTGGTGTGGGTCGGGTTTGGGACGATCACCGGCCTGACGGCGAAGGCAATCATGCCGGGCCGCGATCCGGGCGGCGCGGTCGCCACGCTGCTGACCGGCGTCACCGGGACGATCATCGGCTGCGGGTCGCTGTCGTTCTTCTATCCCGAAAGCCGGGTCACGCCGGTGAGCCTCTCGGGATTCGCCTGCGCGACGGGGGGCGCTTTCCTCCTGCTGTTGTTCTACCGCATCCTGGGTGGATCACTGTTCAAAGGGATGGGCGGGCAGGACGTGATCCTCCACCTGTCGAAGGCCCGCCGCGGCCAGAAGACGATCATCCGCGACGTCGCCTGACCGTTCGCCAGACAGGCGCAGGTCCTGTCCACCTTTCGCTGAAGACCGCGACCGGCGAGAATCGGGAGAGAAACCCGTTGTCGCCTGCGTGGGATGCTGGATCGATGCTCGCCCTGATCACCGCCGAGGAATTCGTCGACCAGCGCTACGATCTCCCCGATGCAGGGCAGTGGTCGGAGCTTGATCGCGGCGTCGTCATCCATTTCCAGCCTCCCGACGGCGATCACGGCAACGTGATTCGGAACCTGTCACGAGCCCTCGCCCTCTACGTTCAGGGAGGCGGGCCGGGCTATGCCTGCTTTGACCTCGGGATCGCCGTCACCCGCCGACCCGACACCGTGCGCTTCCCCGCGGCCTGCCACTTCATCGAAGGGCCGCGGTTCGCAGAAGCCGACAAGCCTTTCACGGAAACCGCTCCGGCGCTCGTTGTGGAACTTGCCTCCACGAACGACCGCCGCCGCGGAATCACCGACCGGGTGCTGAGCTATCACGAACTCGGGACCGGGATGGTCTGGGTGATCGATCCGAAGGAGAAATGCGTCCACCTCTGCCCGCGGGGGCGCAGGACCGAACTCCTGACGGCCGACCGCACGATGTCGGGCGATCCTGTTCTGCCGGGGTTTTCAGTCCCGGTTCAGGAACTGTTCGGCGAACCCGAATGGTGGAAGTGACGGAGATTGCGCCAAGGTCTTGAAGTTGCCGGCTACCGGCTCGCCCGCCAGAGCAGGGTCCCCAGCAGCGCAAACACGGCCGTCATCGCCACCAGCGCGCCGGCTCCGTACTGCACAAATACCTGACGCAGGTTCTGGACCGGTCCCACCGCGCTTGATCTTCGCTCCTGGACGATCGCGTACCAGCCCGTTTTCCCGACCGGCGCGAACGCCGCCAGCCACGGGCCAGCATACCGTTCGTCCGTCCTCGCAATCGGATCGTCGTACCGCGAACTCGGGATCAGCTTCTCGACCGCCTCTCGCTGCTCCTGGCTCAGCACCAGCCTCTCCTTGAGCTTCTCGTCC contains:
- a CDS encoding GlsB/YeaQ/YmgE family stress response membrane protein, whose product is MDPNWQQFLEKSANELLVWVGFGTITGLTAKAIMPGRDPGGAVATLLTGVTGTIIGCGSLSFFYPESRVTPVSLSGFACATGGAFLLLLFYRILGGSLFKGMGGQDVILHLSKARRGQKTIIRDVA
- a CDS encoding alpha/beta hydrolase, which produces MNTTAAALLLAAALGQTAGDQFDRNNDVVYGRKHGMALTMDVITPRENAKGIGVIWVASGGWYSAHDMVVSDGLKTAIGTLARRGYTVFGVVMGSQPKFTIPELVDDLNRATRYIRAHAAEYKIDPELIGVTGGSAGGHLSLMLATAGGPGKADAKDPVDRESSRVQAAAVFFPPTDFLNYGKPGENAVGRGVLKDFRAPFDFHKFVPIQGGFPGAGTFERITDEDEILTIAKAISPVNHVSADDPPALIIHGDADFLVPFQQAELFRKKMEDEKRTAEIIARPGAGHGWATLADDWSLIADWFDKHLLKN
- a CDS encoding Uma2 family endonuclease — protein: MLALITAEEFVDQRYDLPDAGQWSELDRGVVIHFQPPDGDHGNVIRNLSRALALYVQGGGPGYACFDLGIAVTRRPDTVRFPAACHFIEGPRFAEADKPFTETAPALVVELASTNDRRRGITDRVLSYHELGTGMVWVIDPKEKCVHLCPRGRRTELLTADRTMSGDPVLPGFSVPVQELFGEPEWWK